In a single window of the Streptomyces sp. NBC_00353 genome:
- a CDS encoding SseB family protein: MAQKNIPDSGYSDDDGTADPALTAALAAWAEDRTAIGPVLEALRGARLLVPVVAVLGEVEEDETGLRREKTSDMAVPTLQAGDRRALPAFTSTASLARWDPQARPVAVPLHQALQAAAHEKADTVVLDLAGPVAFELTGSALLALAEGRTSADPLDDPAVTSAVREAVAAEPAVIRAHLVPGRAGGTLALVLAPDAAPADAAHRVAESLAADEVLRARLVRGLDLALLPADAITPGEPLFAR, translated from the coding sequence GTGGCGCAGAAGAACATTCCGGACTCCGGTTACTCCGATGACGATGGCACGGCCGACCCCGCACTGACCGCGGCACTCGCCGCCTGGGCCGAGGACCGTACGGCCATCGGCCCAGTCCTCGAAGCGCTCAGGGGCGCCCGCCTCCTGGTCCCCGTCGTCGCCGTCCTCGGGGAAGTGGAGGAGGACGAAACCGGGCTGCGCCGGGAGAAGACCAGCGACATGGCGGTGCCCACCCTCCAGGCCGGGGACCGTCGCGCCCTGCCCGCCTTCACCTCGACCGCCTCGCTGGCGCGCTGGGACCCGCAGGCCCGCCCCGTCGCCGTACCCCTGCACCAGGCGCTGCAGGCCGCCGCACACGAGAAGGCGGACACGGTGGTGCTCGATCTCGCCGGACCCGTCGCTTTCGAGCTGACCGGCTCTGCGTTGCTCGCGCTCGCCGAGGGCCGCACCAGCGCCGACCCGCTGGACGACCCGGCGGTCACCTCCGCGGTACGCGAGGCGGTCGCCGCCGAGCCCGCGGTGATCCGTGCCCATCTCGTCCCGGGCCGGGCCGGCGGCACCCTCGCCCTGGTCCTGGCGCCCGACGCGGCCCCTGCCGACGCGGCCCACCGGGTCGCGGAGTCCCTGGCCGCCGACGAGGTGCTGCGCGCCCGGCTGGTGCGGGGCCTGGACCTGGCGCTGCTTCCGGCCGACGCGATCACGCCCGGTGAGCCTCTCTTCGCACGCTGA
- a CDS encoding DUF1844 domain-containing protein, with translation MSDATPSSETPGFDDMARDIAEVPAVEVIVTVAVNLMSAAAVKLGLTEDGDKHKDLDEARKLVHALAGLLDASTTEISSFHAAPLRDGLKSLQLAFREASLVPDEPGQGPGEKYTGPVFG, from the coding sequence ATGAGTGACGCGACCCCCAGCAGTGAAACCCCCGGCTTCGACGACATGGCCCGCGACATCGCGGAGGTCCCCGCGGTCGAGGTGATCGTGACGGTCGCCGTCAATCTGATGAGCGCCGCCGCCGTGAAGCTCGGTCTTACCGAGGACGGCGACAAGCACAAGGACCTCGACGAGGCCCGCAAGCTGGTCCACGCGCTGGCCGGCCTGCTGGACGCGAGCACCACCGAGATCAGCTCGTTCCACGCGGCACCGCTGCGGGACGGCCTGAAGTCGCTGCAGCTGGCGTTCCGCGAGGCGTCGCTCGTTCCGGACGAGCCCGGCCAGGGCCCCGGCGAGAAGTACACCGGCCCCGTCTTCGGCTGA
- the infC gene encoding translation initiation factor IF-3, giving the protein MCWCGWSQENRRYVAVRQAAAWCYRGGSISAEPRINDRIRVPEVRLVGPSGEQVGIVPLAKALELAQEYDLDLVEVAATARPPVCKLMDYGKFKYESAMKAREARKNQAHTVIKEMKLRPKIDPHDYDTKKGHVVRFLKQGDKVKITIMFRGREQSRPELGFRLLQRLASDVEELGFIESNPKQDGRNMIMVLGPHKKKTEAMAEAREAQAARKAERQGYTPGAEAAEEAAEAPAEAQPEASTDTPSEA; this is encoded by the coding sequence ATGTGCTGGTGCGGTTGGTCTCAGGAAAACAGACGTTACGTGGCTGTCCGCCAGGCGGCCGCGTGGTGCTACCGAGGAGGATCCATCAGCGCCGAGCCCCGCATCAACGACCGGATTCGCGTTCCCGAGGTGCGACTTGTCGGTCCCAGCGGCGAGCAGGTCGGGATTGTTCCGCTTGCCAAGGCCCTGGAACTCGCACAGGAGTACGACCTCGACCTGGTCGAGGTGGCGGCGACCGCCCGTCCGCCCGTGTGCAAGCTCATGGACTACGGGAAGTTCAAGTACGAGTCGGCCATGAAGGCACGTGAGGCGCGCAAGAACCAGGCGCACACGGTCATCAAGGAGATGAAGCTCCGGCCGAAGATCGACCCGCACGACTATGACACCAAGAAGGGTCACGTCGTTCGGTTCCTCAAGCAGGGCGACAAGGTCAAGATCACGATCATGTTCCGTGGTCGTGAGCAGTCCCGCCCTGAGCTGGGCTTCCGACTGCTTCAGCGTCTCGCTTCGGACGTCGAGGAACTCGGCTTCATCGAGTCGAATCCGAAGCAGGACGGCCGGAACATGATCATGGTTCTGGGCCCGCACAAGAAGAAGACCGAAGCCATGGCCGAGGCCCGTGAGGCCCAGGCCGCCCGCAAGGCGGAGCGTCAGGGCTACACGCCCGGCGCCGAGGCTGCGGAAGAGGCTGCCGAGGCTCCGGCCGAGGCGCAGCCCGAGGCTTCGACCGATACACCTTCCGAGGCGTGA
- the rpmI gene encoding 50S ribosomal protein L35 produces the protein MPKNKTHSGASKRFKITGSGKVLREKAGKRHLLEHKSSKKTRSLTGTVVVAPADAKKIKKLLGK, from the coding sequence ATGCCGAAGAACAAGACGCACAGCGGTGCCAGCAAGCGCTTCAAGATCACCGGCTCCGGCAAGGTGCTCCGCGAGAAGGCCGGCAAGCGCCACCTGCTCGAGCACAAGTCGTCCAAGAAGACCCGCTCGCTGACCGGCACGGTCGTCGTGGCTCCGGCCGACGCCAAGAAGATCAAGAAGCTTCTCGGCAAGTGA
- the rplT gene encoding 50S ribosomal protein L20 has protein sequence MARVKRAVNAHKKRRAILEAASGYRGQRSRLYRKAKEQVTHSLVYNYNDRKKRKGDFRQLWIQRINAAARQNGMTYNRLIQGLKAANIEVDRKILAELAVNDANAFAALVEVAQKALPSDVNAPKAA, from the coding sequence GTGGCACGCGTCAAGCGGGCAGTCAACGCCCACAAGAAGCGCCGGGCAATCCTCGAGGCCGCCAGCGGTTACCGCGGTCAGCGCTCGCGCCTGTACCGCAAGGCCAAGGAGCAGGTCACCCACTCCCTGGTCTACAACTACAACGACCGCAAGAAGCGCAAGGGCGACTTCCGTCAGCTGTGGATCCAGCGCATCAACGCCGCTGCCCGCCAGAACGGCATGACGTACAACCGCCTCATCCAGGGTCTGAAGGCCGCCAACATCGAGGTGGACCGCAAGATCCTGGCCGAGCTCGCGGTCAACGACGCCAACGCGTTCGCCGCCCTCGTCGAGGTTGCCCAGAAGGCCCTCCCGAGCGATGTCAACGCCCCGAAGGCCGCCTGA
- a CDS encoding TrmH family RNA methyltransferase, with amino-acid sequence MGTPELISPRSPRVAAARRLARRNFRGKERRFIAEGPQAVREAAGHRGSDGEPTLLELFATVEAAERYTDIVDAAHAAGARVHLADGDTLAEMSQTVTPQGLIGVCRFLDSPFESILAAKPTLVAVLAHVRDPGNAGTVLRCADAAGADAVVLTDASVDLYNPKSVRASVGSLFHLPVAVGVPVEQAVQGLRDAGVRILAADGAGDDDLDDELDAGTMGGPTAWVFGNEAWGLPEETRALADAVVRVPIHGKAESLNLATAAAVCLYASARAQRPRRTTG; translated from the coding sequence ATGGGCACCCCCGAACTGATCTCCCCGCGATCGCCGCGTGTCGCCGCCGCCCGGCGCCTTGCCAGGCGCAACTTCCGCGGCAAGGAGCGACGGTTCATCGCCGAGGGGCCGCAGGCCGTGCGCGAGGCCGCCGGGCACCGCGGCAGTGACGGTGAGCCGACGCTGCTGGAGCTCTTCGCCACCGTCGAGGCGGCCGAGCGGTACACCGACATCGTCGACGCCGCCCACGCGGCCGGCGCCCGGGTGCACCTCGCCGACGGCGACACACTCGCCGAGATGTCGCAGACCGTCACGCCGCAGGGCCTGATCGGTGTCTGCCGCTTCCTCGACTCGCCGTTCGAGTCCATCCTCGCCGCGAAGCCCACCCTGGTCGCCGTCCTCGCCCATGTACGCGACCCCGGGAACGCCGGTACGGTGCTGCGCTGTGCCGACGCCGCGGGCGCCGACGCCGTCGTGCTCACGGACGCCTCCGTGGACCTGTACAACCCCAAGTCCGTACGGGCGTCAGTCGGTTCGCTCTTCCATCTGCCGGTCGCCGTCGGTGTACCGGTCGAGCAGGCGGTGCAGGGGCTGCGGGACGCGGGCGTACGGATCCTCGCCGCCGACGGCGCGGGCGACGACGACCTCGACGACGAGCTCGACGCGGGCACCATGGGCGGGCCGACCGCCTGGGTCTTCGGCAACGAGGCCTGGGGCCTGCCGGAGGAGACCCGGGCGCTCGCCGACGCCGTCGTGCGGGTGCCGATCCACGGCAAGGCGGAGAGCCTCAATCTCGCCACTGCCGCGGCCGTCTGTCTGTACGCCTCGGCGCGCGCCCAGCGCCCCCGCCGCACCACCGGCTGA
- a CDS encoding ATP-binding protein — translation MSRPRESRIDRAESIATVTAVADADGAVDPDDLPDGLVVADETGRVICFNSAAARITAVPRAAALGRPLEHALPLEDLKGRRWWALTDPYGGLATRVGQPERNLLLPGGREVLVSARYVRECPTGPVRRLVISLRGTEARRRTERSHAELIATVAHELRSPLTSVKGFTATLLAKWERFTDDQKRLMLETVDADANRVTRLIAELLDISRIDSGRLELRRQPVDLSAAVERHIQALTATGLAPDRFLVRTRQPLPAVWADPDKVDQVLGNLLENAVRHGEGTVTIEVAPAPATRDEKGTAVTVSDEGPGIPEESMGRVFTRFWRGSKRGGTGLGLYIVKGIVEAHGGTITVGRGPGGGAEFRFILPVGAPAYLA, via the coding sequence ATGAGCAGGCCGCGCGAGTCGCGCATCGACCGGGCGGAAAGCATCGCGACCGTCACCGCTGTCGCGGACGCGGACGGAGCCGTCGACCCCGACGACCTCCCCGACGGCCTCGTCGTCGCCGACGAGACGGGCCGGGTCATCTGCTTCAACTCCGCCGCCGCCCGGATCACCGCCGTCCCCCGGGCCGCCGCTCTCGGCCGCCCGCTGGAACACGCACTGCCGCTGGAGGACCTGAAGGGCCGCCGCTGGTGGGCGCTGACCGACCCCTACGGCGGCCTCGCCACCCGGGTCGGACAGCCCGAGCGGAACCTGCTGCTTCCCGGCGGCCGCGAGGTGCTGGTCTCCGCCCGGTACGTACGAGAGTGCCCCACCGGACCCGTACGCCGGCTGGTGATCAGCCTGCGCGGCACCGAGGCCCGCCGCCGCACCGAGCGCAGCCACGCCGAACTGATCGCGACCGTCGCCCATGAGCTGCGCTCCCCGCTGACCTCGGTCAAGGGCTTCACGGCGACCCTGCTCGCCAAATGGGAGCGGTTCACCGACGACCAGAAGCGGCTGATGCTGGAGACCGTCGACGCCGATGCCAACCGCGTCACCCGGCTCATCGCCGAACTGCTCGACATCTCCCGGATCGACTCGGGGCGCCTGGAGCTGCGCCGCCAGCCGGTCGACCTCTCCGCCGCCGTCGAACGGCACATCCAGGCGCTCACCGCGACCGGTCTGGCGCCCGACCGGTTCCTCGTCCGCACCCGGCAGCCGCTGCCCGCCGTATGGGCCGACCCGGACAAGGTCGACCAGGTGCTGGGGAACCTGCTGGAAAACGCGGTGCGTCACGGCGAGGGAACCGTCACCATTGAGGTCGCACCCGCACCCGCGACCAGAGACGAGAAGGGAACGGCCGTCACCGTGAGCGACGAAGGCCCCGGCATCCCCGAGGAGTCGATGGGCCGTGTCTTCACCCGCTTCTGGCGCGGGAGCAAGCGTGGCGGGACGGGCCTGGGCCTCTACATCGTCAAGGGCATCGTGGAGGCGCACGGCGGCACGATCACGGTCGGCCGAGGGCCCGGCGGCGGTGCCGAGTTCCGATTTATTCTGCCCGTGGGGGCGCCGGCCTACCTGGCCTGA
- the pheS gene encoding phenylalanine--tRNA ligase subunit alpha: MSAPNKSYDPVEVEALKPEEIERMRDEAFAAFAAAGDLDALAQAKTAHTGGTSPLSLANREIGALPPQAKAEAGKRVGQARGAVSKALAGRQAELEAERDARVLVEEAVDVTLPYDRTPAGARHPLTTIMERVADVFVAMGYEVAEGPEVEAEWFNFDALNFVPDHPARQMQDTFFVQGTTPDGKPTTGDESGIVLRTHTSPVQARTLLDREPPVYVVCPGRVYRTDELDATHTPVFHQIELLAVDEGLTMADLKGTLDHMVQALFGPEMKTRLRPNFFPFTEPSAEMDMVCYVCRGTSVGNPDRPCRTCGSEGWIELGGCGMVNPKVLIACGVDPQKYSGFAFGFGIERMLMFRHNVEDMRDMVEGDVRFTRPFGMEI; the protein is encoded by the coding sequence ATGTCGGCACCGAACAAGTCGTACGACCCAGTCGAGGTCGAGGCACTGAAACCGGAAGAGATCGAGCGCATGCGGGACGAGGCGTTCGCCGCCTTCGCCGCCGCGGGTGACCTCGACGCGCTCGCCCAGGCGAAGACCGCGCACACCGGTGGAACCTCGCCCCTGTCGCTCGCCAACCGGGAGATCGGCGCCCTGCCGCCGCAGGCCAAGGCCGAGGCGGGCAAGCGCGTGGGCCAGGCCCGCGGCGCCGTGAGCAAGGCCCTCGCCGGCCGTCAGGCGGAGCTGGAGGCCGAGCGGGACGCCCGTGTGCTGGTCGAGGAGGCGGTGGACGTCACGCTGCCGTACGACCGCACCCCGGCCGGCGCCCGCCACCCGCTGACGACCATCATGGAGCGTGTCGCGGACGTCTTCGTGGCCATGGGCTACGAGGTCGCCGAAGGCCCCGAGGTCGAGGCGGAGTGGTTCAACTTCGACGCGCTGAACTTCGTGCCCGACCACCCGGCCCGGCAGATGCAGGACACCTTCTTCGTCCAGGGCACCACGCCCGACGGGAAGCCGACCACGGGCGACGAGTCCGGCATCGTGCTGCGTACGCACACCTCGCCGGTCCAGGCCCGCACCCTGCTCGACCGTGAGCCGCCCGTCTACGTCGTCTGCCCCGGGCGGGTCTACCGCACCGACGAGCTCGACGCGACGCACACCCCGGTCTTCCACCAGATCGAGCTGCTGGCCGTCGACGAGGGCCTCACCATGGCGGACCTCAAGGGCACCCTCGACCACATGGTCCAGGCGCTCTTCGGCCCGGAGATGAAGACCCGGCTGCGGCCGAACTTCTTCCCGTTCACCGAGCCGTCGGCCGAGATGGACATGGTCTGCTACGTCTGCCGCGGCACGTCCGTCGGCAACCCGGACCGCCCCTGCCGCACCTGCGGCAGCGAGGGCTGGATCGAGCTCGGCGGCTGCGGCATGGTCAACCCCAAGGTGCTCATCGCCTGCGGCGTCGACCCCCAGAAGTACAGCGGATTCGCCTTCGGGTTCGGCATCGAACGGATGCTGATGTTCCGCCACAACGTCGAAGACATGCGAGACATGGTCGAGGGTGACGTCCGGTTCACCCGGCCGTTCGGGATGGAGATCTGA
- the pheT gene encoding phenylalanine--tRNA ligase subunit beta, producing the protein MRVPLSWLREYVDLPATETGRDVQAKLVAVGLEVETVEHIGAGLKGPLVVGQVLTIEELEGFKKPIRFCTVDVGNANGTGEPQEIVCGARNFAVGDKVVVVLPGAVLPGDFAIAARKTYGRTSHGMICSTDELGMGDDGTHGIIVLAPEHEVGTDAIELLQLVDEVLDIAVTPDRGYCLSMRGVARETATAYGLPLRDPALLDVPAPNAFGYPVKVADPIGCDRFTARTVVGLDPEARSPIWMQRRLQKAGMRPISLTVDITNYVMLELGQPLHAYDRTRIDGPIGVRRAQQGEKLTTLDGTVRVLDAEDLVITDNRGPIGLAGVMGGANTEIADAQNGEHTSTEVVIEAAHFDAISIARTARRHKLSSEASKRFERGADPEAAAAAAQRTVDLLVLLAGGTAEAGVTEVTAPSAPRTIAMPADHPDRVAGVGYGRETVVRRLQQVGCDVYGQDELLVTVPSWRPDLSEPNDLAEEVIRLEGYENLPSTLPKPPSGRGLTDRQRLHRRVGRALAGAGYVEALNYPFIGDEVLDQLGFDADDARRRTVKLVNPLSDEEPALRTTLLPGLLGALRRNDGRGSHDLALFETGLVFRPTGDETQAVRLPVEHRPSDEQIADLNAALPRQPRRAAVVLAGAREQAGWWGKGRPVDWADSIEAARAIAREAGVELIVRNDQHAPWHPGRCAALFVTANDAEALVGHAGELHPRVIKELHLPERTCAMEIDLDLLEQAVDGALQAPRISTFPVATQDVALIVAQDVPATTVEQALRAGAGQLLESLRLFDVFTGEQIGEGKKSLAYALRFRAPDRTLTVDEATAARDAAVALAAERTGAVLRGA; encoded by the coding sequence ATGCGCGTCCCGCTTTCCTGGCTGCGGGAGTACGTCGACCTGCCGGCGACCGAGACCGGCCGTGACGTACAGGCCAAGCTCGTCGCCGTCGGTCTGGAGGTCGAGACCGTCGAGCACATCGGCGCCGGCCTCAAGGGCCCCCTGGTCGTCGGACAGGTACTGACCATCGAGGAGCTGGAGGGCTTCAAGAAGCCCATCCGCTTCTGCACCGTCGACGTCGGCAACGCCAACGGCACCGGTGAGCCGCAGGAGATCGTCTGCGGAGCCCGTAACTTCGCCGTCGGCGACAAGGTCGTCGTGGTCCTCCCGGGCGCCGTGCTGCCCGGCGACTTCGCGATCGCCGCACGCAAGACGTACGGCCGGACCTCGCACGGCATGATCTGTTCCACCGACGAGCTCGGTATGGGCGACGACGGCACGCACGGCATCATCGTGCTGGCGCCGGAGCACGAGGTCGGCACCGACGCGATCGAGCTGCTCCAGCTCGTCGACGAGGTCCTCGACATCGCCGTGACCCCCGACCGCGGCTACTGCCTCTCCATGCGTGGTGTGGCCCGCGAGACCGCCACCGCGTACGGGCTGCCGCTGCGCGACCCGGCGCTCCTCGACGTGCCCGCGCCGAACGCGTTCGGCTACCCGGTGAAGGTGGCCGACCCGATCGGCTGCGACCGGTTCACCGCGCGTACCGTCGTCGGCCTGGATCCCGAGGCGCGTTCCCCGATCTGGATGCAGCGTCGGCTGCAGAAGGCCGGGATGCGTCCGATCTCGCTCACCGTCGACATCACCAACTACGTGATGCTGGAGCTCGGCCAGCCGCTGCACGCCTACGACCGCACCCGGATCGACGGGCCGATCGGGGTGCGCCGCGCCCAGCAGGGCGAGAAGCTCACCACGCTCGACGGCACGGTCCGCGTCCTGGACGCCGAGGACCTGGTCATCACCGACAACCGTGGGCCGATCGGTCTCGCGGGTGTCATGGGCGGCGCCAACACGGAGATCGCCGACGCCCAGAACGGTGAGCACACCAGCACCGAGGTCGTCATCGAGGCCGCGCACTTCGACGCGATCTCGATCGCCCGGACCGCGCGCCGTCACAAGCTGTCCTCCGAGGCGTCCAAGCGCTTCGAGCGCGGCGCGGACCCGGAGGCCGCGGCCGCCGCCGCGCAGCGCACCGTCGACCTCCTGGTGCTCCTCGCGGGCGGTACCGCCGAGGCCGGTGTCACCGAGGTCACCGCCCCGTCCGCGCCCCGCACCATCGCGATGCCCGCGGACCACCCCGACCGGGTGGCCGGTGTCGGGTACGGCCGCGAGACCGTCGTACGCCGCCTCCAGCAGGTCGGCTGCGACGTCTACGGGCAGGACGAGCTCCTCGTCACGGTGCCGTCCTGGCGGCCCGACCTGAGCGAGCCGAACGACCTCGCCGAAGAGGTCATCCGGCTGGAGGGGTACGAGAACCTTCCGTCGACGCTGCCGAAGCCGCCGTCCGGGCGCGGGCTCACCGACCGCCAGCGGCTGCACCGCAGGGTCGGCCGGGCGCTCGCCGGAGCCGGCTACGTCGAGGCGCTGAACTACCCGTTCATCGGGGACGAAGTCCTCGACCAGCTCGGGTTCGACGCCGACGACGCCCGCCGCCGTACGGTCAAGCTCGTCAACCCGCTCTCCGACGAGGAGCCGGCGCTGCGCACCACGCTGCTGCCGGGCCTCCTCGGCGCACTGCGGCGCAACGACGGCCGCGGCAGCCACGACCTGGCACTCTTCGAGACCGGTCTCGTCTTCAGGCCGACGGGCGACGAGACCCAGGCCGTACGCCTGCCCGTCGAACACCGGCCCAGCGACGAGCAGATCGCCGATCTGAACGCCGCGCTGCCGCGGCAGCCGCGCCGTGCCGCGGTCGTCCTCGCGGGCGCCCGCGAGCAGGCCGGCTGGTGGGGCAAGGGCCGCCCGGTGGACTGGGCGGACTCCATCGAGGCCGCTCGTGCCATCGCCCGCGAGGCGGGTGTCGAACTCATCGTCCGGAACGACCAGCATGCGCCGTGGCACCCCGGCCGCTGCGCAGCACTGTTCGTCACGGCGAACGACGCGGAGGCCCTCGTCGGGCACGCCGGTGAGCTGCACCCGCGCGTCATCAAGGAGCTCCATCTGCCGGAGCGGACCTGCGCCATGGAGATCGACCTCGACCTCCTGGAACAGGCCGTCGACGGCGCGCTCCAGGCGCCGCGGATCTCCACCTTCCCGGTGGCGACCCAGGACGTCGCGCTGATCGTCGCGCAGGACGTGCCCGCCACCACGGTGGAGCAGGCGCTGCGTGCCGGCGCCGGTCAACTCCTCGAATCGCTGCGGCTGTTCGACGTCTTCACCGGTGAGCAGATCGGTGAGGGCAAGAAGTCGCTGGCGTACGCGCTGCGGTTCCGGGCGCCGGACCGCACGCTGACCGTCGACGAGGCCACGGCCGCCCGCGACGCGGCGGTCGCCCTGGCTGCCGAGCGGACCGGTGCGGTGCTGCGCGGAGCGTAG
- a CDS encoding transcriptional regulator, with product MEPNILLEALIDEAGVSRAGLAAHVNRAGRARGLSLRYEHTAVARWLKGQRPRGQVPDLICEVLGDRLHRPVSLDDIGMACPGGSAPGPASTLTGFVERATALWRSDEQQRPHILASAAVTGTTAVMPVWEWENPPEDTDVSRAGTTRVSPADIAMLRAARSHYELMYRRAGGIATRSRIVGFLNAETAPLLRGGYSDALGRRLHRATGGLVAVAGICAYDSDAHGLAQRYFHQALRLAKASGDRGLGGYVIALLVNQSLFLAEYRQSVAFAEAALRAAGRDITPALAADLYAMQAKAYAHLGDGHNALECIRRAESEAGRIRPGHEPDETGYVEPGLVNVQVAEALLRLGDLPGAREHAAAAVRTPAHDRGRVHRLAILTHIELRQGEADRAAGTAAEMAERVRGMESQRLRDRLRAVREDLIASGCADAERAAELIEGALRVPL from the coding sequence ATGGAGCCCAACATTCTGCTCGAGGCCCTGATCGACGAGGCGGGCGTCTCCCGGGCGGGCCTCGCCGCGCACGTGAATCGGGCCGGGCGCGCCCGAGGGCTGTCCCTGCGGTACGAACACACCGCCGTGGCACGCTGGTTGAAGGGCCAGCGCCCGCGCGGTCAGGTGCCCGATCTGATCTGTGAGGTGCTCGGCGACCGGCTGCACCGGCCGGTTTCGCTCGACGACATCGGCATGGCGTGCCCCGGCGGCAGTGCACCCGGGCCGGCCTCCACGCTCACCGGGTTCGTCGAGCGGGCCACCGCGCTGTGGCGCTCCGACGAACAGCAGCGCCCGCACATCCTCGCCTCGGCGGCCGTCACCGGCACGACGGCGGTGATGCCGGTCTGGGAGTGGGAGAACCCACCGGAGGACACCGATGTCTCCCGTGCCGGTACGACCCGGGTCTCCCCGGCCGACATAGCGATGCTGCGTGCGGCCCGTTCCCACTACGAACTGATGTACCGCAGGGCCGGTGGCATCGCGACCCGTTCCCGCATCGTCGGCTTCCTCAACGCCGAGACCGCCCCGCTGCTGCGCGGCGGCTACAGCGATGCGCTGGGCCGTCGGCTGCACCGGGCGACCGGCGGGCTGGTGGCCGTCGCGGGCATCTGCGCCTACGACTCCGACGCGCACGGCCTTGCCCAGCGCTACTTCCACCAGGCGTTGCGGCTGGCCAAGGCGAGCGGGGACCGAGGGCTCGGCGGGTATGTGATCGCCCTGCTCGTCAACCAGTCGCTGTTCCTGGCGGAGTACCGGCAGTCCGTCGCGTTCGCGGAGGCGGCGCTGCGGGCCGCGGGCCGGGACATCACACCCGCGCTGGCCGCCGATCTGTACGCGATGCAGGCCAAGGCGTACGCCCATCTCGGCGACGGCCACAATGCCCTGGAGTGCATCCGGCGCGCCGAGTCGGAGGCGGGACGCATCCGTCCCGGGCACGAGCCCGACGAGACGGGGTACGTCGAGCCGGGCCTGGTCAATGTCCAGGTGGCCGAGGCGCTGCTCCGCCTCGGCGATCTGCCGGGGGCGCGGGAGCATGCGGCCGCGGCGGTACGGACCCCGGCGCACGACCGGGGCCGCGTGCACCGGCTGGCCATACTGACGCATATCGAGCTGCGGCAGGGGGAGGCGGACCGAGCAGCAGGCACGGCGGCCGAAATGGCGGAACGGGTCCGGGGGATGGAGTCGCAGCGGCTGCGGGACCGGCTGCGGGCGGTGCGCGAGGATCTGATCGCGAGCGGGTGCGCCGACGCGGAGCGGGCCGCCGAACTCATCGAAGGAGCGCTGCGCGTACCGCTCTGA
- a CDS encoding NUDIX hydrolase, producing MQWTNLNEQTVYENRWFRVNLADVALPDGRHLDHYLVRLRPVAAATVVNEANEVLLLWRHRFITDSWGWELAAGVVEDGEDIAAAAAREMEEETGWRPGPLRPLLTVEPSNGLTDARHHLYWAQEASWTGHPQDDFESSRREWIPLKLVPDMIARGEVPAANMVAGLMMLHHLRLG from the coding sequence GTGCAGTGGACGAATCTGAACGAACAAACGGTGTATGAAAACCGCTGGTTCCGCGTCAACCTGGCGGACGTCGCGCTCCCCGACGGCCGGCACCTCGACCACTACCTCGTGCGGCTGCGCCCGGTCGCCGCGGCAACCGTCGTCAACGAGGCCAACGAGGTACTCCTGCTGTGGCGGCACCGGTTCATCACCGACAGCTGGGGGTGGGAACTGGCCGCGGGCGTCGTCGAGGACGGCGAGGACATCGCCGCCGCGGCCGCCCGGGAGATGGAGGAGGAGACCGGCTGGCGCCCCGGCCCGCTGCGGCCGCTGCTGACCGTGGAGCCGTCGAACGGCCTCACCGACGCCCGGCACCACCTCTACTGGGCCCAGGAGGCCAGCTGGACCGGACATCCGCAGGACGACTTCGAGTCGTCGCGGCGTGAGTGGATACCGCTCAAGCTGGTGCCCGACATGATCGCCCGGGGCGAGGTCCCGGCCGCCAACATGGTGGCCGGGCTGATGATGCTCCATCACTTACGGCTGGGGTGA